taattttGGTACAAATATCAACATGGATGGAATCAAAGAACTGCCTGAATTtccaataaagaaatatcaCAAAAGGACTGACTCAGTTACAGAACAACAAGTTGATAATAGTCTATTTAGTGAAAACACATTTGAGTATCAATTCAATCCGGCCAATGAAGTAAACGCAGGACACATTATAGATGCGCAAAATATAATTGAAGACGTTCCATTACTAGCAGATGGTGACACAATGAATATCCCTTCAGCACCTTGGTGGAAAAGGTTCCTAAAACCTCACATCTACTACTCCTACAAAGCTTTAAAGAGCAGGTTGCCTGAAATTTATGGTTTGATTGATCctgatgaaaaagtaaatgaGTTTGACATTGCTCATGCCTATGACTATCCGGCTGTGAGTGCACAATGTCCGGTACTATGGATCCCTAAAGATCCTTATGGATTTTCCAAGGCCTTGATTTCAGATGTAGCCGGTGTCGTGGATATGACGGATGAAAATGCTGCGATCGATAAGGAATTGAAGTTCACACTACGTGACATACCGCCCTCTTATGAAGAAGTTAAAAGTGAAGATGCAGATGAGGCAATACATCGTTCAAACGACGAATATAAAGATGCTAAAGAGGAAGGTGATCCATTTGCGGATTTCAACTATAAAGGGGAAGAAAATCGTTCGCCAGTTTAATAGGTAATACCCCTTCTTTGTTTAGCTGTTGTCCCCCATCTGATGGTTGAACTGTACATTTGCTGGGAGTGAGCTGGAAATAACGCTCAACcatgatttattttttcaacacaTTTATAAACTGTTCTTTCCAATCATTTTCTATAATACTAATATATCAACGTAATCATTTAATATGTACTGTCACTGAATAAatgtttacttttttcaaatatagaatattacagtgttctttttttttcgtcattTGTGAAGATTAAATAGGAGAAACTCCGCAGCAGAGAAGGTCCAGTCAGTTGGCCTGATTGAGGTTTGTATTCCCGAAAATTTGAACTACCCCAGGCTGTCTACTACACAAACATGAGTTTGCTACGAATGAATACTTTGATCAGCAACAGTAGATCAATAGGAAGATTAAAAGAAACATTGCGTATATTATCCGCTCGTAATCATAGACAGTTCAGGACCATTCAACAAGGCAGCGAATATACTATTGGGTTCAAGAAATATGTAATACTGCAAAATGGAGAAGTTGGCTCGTTTTTCCATGATATTCCCCTAGATTTAAATGAACGCGAAAAGACTGTAAACATGATAGTTGAGGTGCCAAGATGGAcaactggaaaatttgaaatatctAAAGAGTTGAGATTTAATCCGATCATTCAAGatacaaaaaatggtaagCTTAGATTTGTAAATAACATCTTCCCATATCATGGCTATATACACAACTATGGTGCTATCCCACAAACGTGGGAGGATCCAACGATGGAGCACGAGTTGGGTAGTGACGACGTGGCTTTGAAAGGTGACAATGACCCTCTTGATTGCTGCGAAATTGGCTCTGATGTTCTGAAGATGGGTTCCATAAAAAAGGTGAAGGTATTAGGATCACTGGCTTTGATTGACGATGGAGAATTGGATTGGAAGATCATAGTAATT
The window above is part of the Saccharomyces kudriavzevii IFO 1802 strain IFO1802 genome assembly, chromosome: 13 genome. Proteins encoded here:
- the PPA2 gene encoding inorganic diphosphatase PPA2 (similar to Saccharomyces cerevisiae PPA2 (YMR267W); ancestral locus Anc_8.820), which codes for MSLLRMNTLISNSRSIGRLKETLRILSARNHRQFRTIQQGSEYTIGFKKYVILQNGEVGSFFHDIPLDLNEREKTVNMIVEVPRWTTGKFEISKELRFNPIIQDTKNGKLRFVNNIFPYHGYIHNYGAIPQTWEDPTMEHELGSDDVALKGDNDPLDCCEIGSDVLKMGSIKKVKVLGSLALIDDGELDWKIIVIDVNDPLSPKINSLENVEKHFPGILNATREWFRKYKVPAGKPLNKFAFREQYKDSNNTIQIIKDCHDSWRKLISGSLQNKYENLPNTERAGKGVTLEDSTEPPSQIPPDVEKWHYV